The following are encoded in a window of Oncorhynchus mykiss isolate Arlee chromosome 11, USDA_OmykA_1.1, whole genome shotgun sequence genomic DNA:
- the dusp2 gene encoding dual specificity protein phosphatase 2: MCTTSEPLEITGIELAHILRTPRDQFASGGCVLLDCRPFLAFSRTHISESRNVNWNSMLRRRSKSSVVCLEWLVADKDLLGRLCRGDFSPVVVLDESSLSMAELKGESLASMLLNALQADVQSSSAQICFLKGGFEGFHEEYPEVCFNSPGLLGHSPPMMDPEPSVTGRKTPLYDQEGPVELLPFLFLGSAVHSSRRETLTAAGITAVLNVSSSSPNLYEEDLKYMRLTVEDSLAADIAARFPEAIAFIDSVKESGGRVLVHCQAGISRSATICLAYLIHARRVRLDEAFDFVKQRRQVISPNLAFMGQLLQFETDVLCH, encoded by the exons ATGTGTACAACCAGCGAGCCTCTGGAGATAACTGGTATTGAGTTGGCCCACATCCTCAGAACTCCCCGGGACCAGTTCGCCTCAGGCGGCTGTGTACTGCTGGACTGTCGGCCTTTCCTTGCCTTCTCCAGGACTCACATCTCTGAGTCCCGCAATGTCAACTGGAACTCCATGCTCCGGCGTCGGTCCAAGAGCTCTGTTGTTTGTTTGGAGTGGTTGGTCGCGGACAAGGACCTCCTTGGTCGGCTGTGCAGGGGGGATTTCTCACCAGTGGTGGTGCTTGATGAGAGTAGCCTTTCTATGGCAGAACTGAAAGGGGAGAGCTTGGCCAGTATGCTGCTGAACGCTCTACAAGCCGATGTCCAATCCAGCTCAGCACAGATCTGCTTTCTAAAAG GTGGCTTTGAGGGGTTCCATGAAGAATATCCAGAAGTCTGTTTCAACTCCCCAGGCCTGCTGGGACACAGCCCTCCAATGATGGACCCAGAGCCTAGCGTGACAGGGCGGAAAACACCACTCTATGATCAG GAGGGTCCAGTGGAGCTCCTCCCCTTCCTGTTCCTGGGCAGTGCAGTTCATTCCTCAAGGCGTGAAACTCTCACTGCAGCGGGGATCACGGCAGTGCTCAACGTGTCCTCCTCCAGCCCCAACCTGTATGAAGAGGACCTAAAATACATGAGACTCACTGTAGAGGACAGCCTGGCTGCAGACATCGCAGCCCGCTTCCCTGAGGCCATCGCCTTCATAG ACTCGGTGAAGGAGAGTGGTGGTCGTGTGCTGGTGCACTGCCAGGCTGGCATCTCTCGCTCGGCCACTATCTGTCTGGCCTACCTCATCCACGCCCGCCGCGTCCGATTGGACGAGGCTTTCGACTTCGTGAAGCAGCGACGCCAGGTCATCTCTCCTAACCTGGCCTTCATGGGACAGCTGCTGCAGTTTGAGACCGACGTTCTGTGTCACTGA
- the LOC110535091 gene encoding izumo sperm-egg fusion protein 1 yields MEKAVRALSFTLSVRLLSVPSLLCLLFLLCCVPVGRPCLQCDRRVRLLHEDYLLAAASATIEDQIELKKILDYAYVTYTTTSNQYSGVIGRWLLLTSQAHYQLCRKGPDLLVGVTEHVNTCVWCVRCACGVCVCVPPDPTTLYRASTEYQSEFDRFQGSQLTGPLTFEAIQILEKGRKILEKHLQTFVQKGLCPNKCGLLYQRVMNCLSCQYKLHTCPSTTQDCGEYPVQAAEGGQAVLDCFLPWHSLVVGRPDYHYTWAPGTQRTLTEGDFRVLVVTEDSSVVLNQLHVDEEGMYRCLLTDGKGTVLSRTHFLLTVTPSPVSTPRSLLTLPSLPPSYDASPISHPPTDLLLVIIIMITALSLTASLALAIAFG; encoded by the exons ATGGAAAAGGCAGTTAGGGCCCTGTCTTTCACACTGTCTGTCCGGCTCCTGTCTGTCCCCAGCCTTCTATGTCTCCTGTTCCTGCTGTGCTGTGTACCTGTGGGGAGACCCTGTCTGCAGTGTGACCGCAGGGTCAGGCTCCTCCATGAAGACTACCTATTGGCTGCTGCCTCTGCCACCATAGAGGACCAGATAGAACTGAAGAAGATTCTAGACTACGCCTACGTCACCTACACAACCACCAGCAACCAGTATAGTGGAGTTATTGGTAGGTGGTTGTTACTTACGAGCCAAGCGCACTACCAACTGTGCCGTAAAGGTCCAGACCTCTTAGTAGGCGTTACAGAGCACGTTAAtacgtgtgtgtggtgtgtacggtgcgcgtgtggtgtgtgtgtgtgtgtgcccccagACCCGACCACCCTCTACAGGGCCAGTACAGAATACCAGAGTGAGTTTGACCGTTTCCAGGGAAGCCAActcacag GGCCTCTGACGTTTGAGGCCATTCAAATTCTGGAGAAAGGCAGGAAAATTCTAGAGAAACACCTGCAGACTTTTGTCCAGAAAG gtCTCTGCCCAAACAAATGTG GGTTGCTGTATCAGAGAGTAATGAACTGCCTTTCCTGTCAGTACAAGCTGCACACCTGCCCCTCTACCACTCAGGACTGCGGGG agtATCCAGTGCAGGCAGCAGAGGGGGGACAGGCAGTGTTGGACTGTTTCCTCCCCTGgcatagtctagtggtgggccgGCCAGATTATCACTACACCTGGGCTCCAGGGACGCAAAGGACT CTGACAGAGGGTGATTTCAGAGTGCTGGTGGTTACTGAGGATTCCTCTGTGGTGCTGAACCAGCTGCATGTCGATGAGGAGGGCATGTACCGTTGCCTCCTAACGGATGGCAAAGGAACTGTCCTTTCACGCACACACTTCCTGCTCACTG TCACCCCGTCACCTGTCTCGACTCCCAGATCTCTCCTcaccctgccctccctccctcctagttATGATGCCTCCCCCATTTCTCACCCTCCCACTGACCTCCTGCtggtcatcatcatcatgattACTGCCCTGAGTCTGACGGCCAGCCTAGCCCTTGCTATTGCTTTtgggtga